The Zalophus californianus isolate mZalCal1 chromosome 8, mZalCal1.pri.v2, whole genome shotgun sequence genome has a segment encoding these proteins:
- the LOC113938517 gene encoding coiled-coil-helix-coiled-coil-helix domain-containing protein 2 — translation MPRGSRSRTSRMAPPASRAPQMRVAPRPAPAAQPPAAAPPAAVGSPAAVPRQPGLMAQMATTAAGVAVGSAVGHTIGHAITGGFSGGGNAEPSRPDITYQEPQETQPAYQEQQQFGPCHYEMKQFLECAQNQGDLKLCEGFSEVLKQCRFANGLA, via the coding sequence ATGCCGCGTGGAAGTCGGAGCCGCACCTCCCGCATGGCCCCTCCGGCCAGCCGGGCACCTCAGATGAGAGTGGCACCTAGACCAGCACCAGCAGCTCAGCCTCCAGCAGCGGCTCCACCAGCTGCTGTTGGCTCACCTGCTGCTGTGCCCCGGCAGCCAGGGCTCATGGCCCAGATGGCAACCACTGCAGCTGGCGTGGCTGTGGGCTCTGCTGTCGGGCACACGATAGGTCATGCCATCACTGGGGGCTTCAGTGGAGGAGGCAATGCTGAGCCTTCAAGGCCTGACATCACTTACCAGGAGCCTCAGGAAACCCAGCCAGCATACCAGGAGCAGCAGCAGTTTGGCCCATGCCACTATGAGATGAAACAGTTTCTGGAGTGTGCCCAGAACCAGGGTGACCTGAAGCTTTGTGAAGGTTTCAGCGAGGTGCTGAAACAGTGCAGATTTGCAAATGGATTAGCGTAA